One window of Neptuniibacter halophilus genomic DNA carries:
- a CDS encoding FecR family protein, giving the protein MILRFTTASLLLILTTLVQAAPESIGKVILSFGQNMAVAADGSERELKRQSELYAEDLLKTGAKGRLQVRFSDGSRLSLKPGTEFKIEQYQFASENPEEGKALYKLLKGGMRTLSGQIGKSDPEAYQLDAVVATIGIRGTDFSITRRGDKLSGSVTDGRINVQPRQGDDRDIPAGRSFELLGAAGSIRVFDTPVSAQGSDESGDEETDETQNEEEEESTDADESQAEEEPSASDESSASEEPSISEQSSTSESGATAVTQLTAENTTLTTSVDSTTDSALVPTTDPVTGGTVSESTTAPNPTGTGTVAARGTVAGVAFFDKDSLLGLKANSGSLMPDGQTQLVLDNNSLTGIYFVETQTNGGDCNPCTFSAENASLKDNGSFATSDNANIYWGRWDGDFQLLENGVLQDTDQSFLFIYSDRLTPLSVLQNKTGTYTYSAVSGKGSVQTESGLYGSIDYFSTISVDWNNQKVTSASLDLNGFSDSRSYDLNSAEAMGIEELYNGKELNITGSCSGGGCIGSSELEGHMSVNFVGDSANSIISSFSASEKGVAGAVSDVGVTGTAVFQ; this is encoded by the coding sequence ATGATTCTACGTTTTACAACTGCCTCCCTGTTGCTGATTCTGACCACACTGGTTCAGGCGGCCCCGGAGAGTATCGGCAAAGTAATCCTCAGCTTCGGTCAGAATATGGCGGTGGCGGCTGATGGTTCAGAGCGGGAGCTGAAGCGCCAGTCTGAGCTCTATGCGGAAGATCTGCTTAAGACCGGCGCGAAAGGCCGGCTTCAGGTGCGTTTCAGCGACGGCTCGCGGCTCTCCCTGAAACCCGGCACCGAGTTCAAAATCGAGCAATACCAGTTTGCCAGCGAAAACCCGGAAGAGGGAAAAGCGCTGTATAAGTTGCTGAAAGGCGGGATGAGAACGCTCTCCGGCCAGATCGGCAAATCCGATCCCGAAGCCTATCAACTGGATGCCGTCGTGGCGACGATCGGTATTCGTGGCACCGATTTCAGCATTACCCGTCGGGGTGACAAGCTCAGCGGTTCGGTGACGGATGGGCGGATTAATGTTCAGCCACGTCAGGGTGATGACCGGGATATTCCTGCGGGCCGATCCTTTGAGCTGCTCGGTGCGGCCGGCAGTATCAGAGTATTTGATACCCCGGTGAGTGCGCAGGGTTCTGATGAATCCGGCGATGAAGAAACCGATGAAACGCAGAATGAAGAAGAGGAAGAGAGCACCGATGCCGACGAATCTCAGGCAGAGGAGGAACCTTCAGCCTCTGATGAATCCTCTGCCTCTGAAGAACCTTCAATATCTGAACAATCTTCAACGTCCGAATCAGGCGCTACCGCTGTAACCCAGCTCACCGCAGAGAACACCACGCTGACCACGTCAGTGGACAGTACTACCGACAGTGCGCTGGTCCCGACCACTGATCCGGTTACAGGTGGTACGGTCAGCGAGTCAACAACCGCACCCAACCCTACCGGCACCGGTACGGTGGCAGCCAGAGGTACCGTAGCGGGTGTCGCCTTTTTCGACAAAGACAGTCTGCTTGGGCTGAAGGCGAACAGCGGTTCACTGATGCCGGACGGCCAGACCCAGTTGGTGCTGGATAACAACAGTCTGACCGGGATCTATTTTGTCGAGACCCAGACCAATGGCGGTGACTGTAATCCCTGTACCTTCTCGGCAGAAAATGCCTCGCTGAAAGACAATGGCAGTTTTGCTACCTCAGACAACGCCAATATCTACTGGGGACGCTGGGATGGCGATTTCCAGTTGCTTGAGAATGGCGTGCTGCAGGATACCGATCAGTCCTTCCTGTTTATCTACAGTGACCGCCTGACCCCGCTCAGCGTGCTGCAGAACAAAACCGGTACATATACGTATTCTGCTGTCAGTGGCAAAGGCTCAGTGCAGACCGAAAGTGGTCTCTACGGCAGTATCGATTATTTCTCCACGATCAGCGTGGACTGGAACAATCAGAAAGTTACTTCTGCCAGTCTGGATCTGAACGGCTTCTCCGATTCGCGCAGTTATGACCTGAACAGCGCGGAAGCGATGGGAATTGAGGAGCTGTATAACGGTAAAGAGCTGAATATTACCGGCAGTTGCAGCGGCGGAGGCTGTATTGGTTCCTCAGAGCTGGAAGGGCATATGTCGGTGAACTTTGTGGGTGATTCCGCAAACAGCATCATCAGCAGCTTCAGTGCCTCGGAGAAGGGTGTCGCGGGCGCGGTGTCGGATGTGGGTGTCACCGGGACGGCGGTATTCCAGTAA
- a CDS encoding porin family protein, whose protein sequence is MSVAPWVQADPVTDIQALLDQAEYSRAYQVALQHLDQYEGDPAFDLPYAVAAIDSGHPSEGIFALERVLFLQPNHQLARLELARAYFLLGQMAQARSLFEQVRQSQPPANVISRIDLFLARIDNRERASQTRFSGFAELWAGYDSNINSGPGGQTQLVTLSDSALGRDDQFNLLRLGGRVEHHYSKRGALQFDASSDLRYYHTEPEQDYKRFRVSGGHLWKNSHSQYLLQFSYDKYQLDREDYRDQVGAKLVWSQQLTGRSVIKSFAAINGLDYVDNNWKDATLYTLGSNYFYAADGGWKPLYFMGGFIGAQKPENGGILADGQVDQTFYGVSAGAQFSPSESLRFTPALTYQSSDYQGEDWLYGIKRSDDFLLLNLNMEWRFNPSWSLQANYSFTDVDSNIELYEYDRQQVMLGLRYNFQ, encoded by the coding sequence ATGAGTGTTGCGCCGTGGGTGCAGGCGGATCCGGTAACGGATATTCAGGCATTACTTGATCAGGCAGAATACAGCCGCGCCTATCAGGTTGCGCTACAGCACCTGGATCAGTATGAGGGGGATCCGGCGTTTGATCTGCCCTATGCCGTTGCGGCCATCGACAGTGGCCACCCGAGTGAGGGGATCTTTGCTCTGGAGCGGGTGTTATTCCTGCAACCCAACCATCAGTTGGCACGCCTTGAACTGGCACGGGCTTACTTCCTGCTCGGGCAGATGGCTCAGGCGCGCAGTCTGTTTGAACAGGTCAGACAAAGCCAGCCGCCCGCCAACGTCATCAGCCGTATTGATCTTTTTCTTGCCCGCATAGATAACCGGGAACGTGCCTCACAGACACGTTTCAGCGGGTTTGCAGAGCTCTGGGCGGGCTACGACAGTAATATCAACTCCGGCCCGGGTGGGCAGACCCAACTGGTTACCCTCAGTGATAGTGCACTGGGCCGTGATGATCAGTTTAATCTGCTGCGTCTGGGCGGTCGGGTCGAGCATCATTACTCAAAGCGCGGTGCGCTGCAATTTGATGCCAGCAGTGATCTGCGTTACTACCACACGGAGCCGGAACAGGATTACAAACGTTTTCGCGTCTCCGGAGGTCACCTCTGGAAAAACTCTCACTCGCAGTACCTGCTTCAGTTCAGTTACGACAAATACCAGTTGGATCGTGAAGATTACCGGGATCAGGTCGGGGCCAAACTGGTCTGGAGTCAGCAATTGACGGGCCGCTCGGTGATCAAGAGTTTCGCTGCAATCAACGGGCTGGATTACGTCGATAACAACTGGAAAGACGCAACGCTGTACACCCTGGGCAGTAATTACTTTTATGCTGCTGATGGTGGCTGGAAACCACTCTATTTCATGGGTGGTTTTATCGGTGCCCAGAAACCGGAAAATGGCGGTATTCTCGCCGACGGGCAGGTTGATCAGACCTTTTACGGCGTGAGTGCCGGGGCGCAGTTCAGCCCGTCTGAAAGCCTTCGGTTTACTCCTGCACTGACCTACCAGAGCAGTGACTATCAGGGTGAAGACTGGCTCTACGGAATTAAACGCAGCGATGATTTCCTGCTTCTGAACCTGAATATGGAGTGGCGATTTAATCCATCCTGGAGTCTGCAGGCGAACTACAGTTTCACGGATGTCGACTCCAATATTGAACTTTATGAATATGATCGTCAGCAGGTGATGCTGGGTCTGCGCTACAACTTTCAGTGA
- a CDS encoding FecR family protein, translated as MLNRWLCLLTLMIPVGLQAAEQAGKVVLSVGKNTAQLDAQPPRALKRNGPVYVRDQISTGERGQLQLRLSDGSRVSLENNTLFTLEQHRYPEDSPQQGRAVYQLIKGGLRTITGAISAAEPDNYALKTPIATIGVRGTHYSLFFCDQSCSESSGRPRGLWGQVLEGTIVVKVAEHQSDVPAGKHFFLEAGQRQPLIQSESFTAEQLQSRTAVLDTVPDAALPDLDRQPLSLEQEVQRITIDPDLKMDRVPAQTSPLDASPNNY; from the coding sequence GTGTTAAACCGATGGTTATGCCTGTTGACCCTGATGATACCCGTGGGGTTACAGGCCGCGGAACAGGCGGGTAAGGTCGTGCTCAGTGTAGGTAAAAACACTGCGCAACTGGATGCGCAGCCGCCACGCGCGTTGAAGCGCAACGGCCCGGTTTATGTGCGAGACCAGATCAGCACCGGCGAGCGTGGTCAGTTGCAGTTGCGTCTGAGCGATGGTTCCCGGGTGTCTCTGGAAAACAATACCCTGTTTACCCTTGAGCAGCACCGTTATCCGGAGGATAGCCCGCAGCAGGGGCGTGCGGTTTATCAACTGATTAAGGGTGGTTTACGCACCATCACCGGGGCGATCAGCGCAGCGGAGCCGGATAATTACGCACTCAAGACACCGATCGCGACGATCGGTGTGCGCGGTACCCATTACAGTCTGTTCTTCTGCGACCAGAGTTGTTCTGAGAGCAGTGGTCGTCCGCGCGGACTCTGGGGGCAGGTGCTGGAAGGCACCATCGTTGTTAAGGTTGCGGAGCATCAGAGCGATGTGCCGGCAGGCAAACATTTCTTTCTTGAAGCCGGCCAGCGTCAGCCTCTGATTCAGTCTGAGTCGTTTACCGCTGAACAGTTGCAGTCCCGGACTGCGGTACTGGATACAGTGCCCGACGCTGCGCTGCCGGATCTTGACCGCCAGCCGCTGTCACTGGAGCAGGAAGTACAGCGGATTACTATCGACCCCGATCTGAAAATGGATCGTGTGCCGGCACAGACAAGTCCGCTGGATGCCAGCCCGAACAACTATTAG
- a CDS encoding CHASE2 domain-containing protein, translated as MKQRRIRTLLGLVLSLLMMLPLFQGERLALLDRFEYDLYDLRLRHFARYAQDPRIVIVDIDEKSLAEEGRWPWSRDRLALMLDQLFDNYGVAIVGFDMVFSEADRSVDLQRLQALRLQQQEADLDSLLAQLDSDQLFAQALTDRPVVLGYLFDRSAKQLQVGDPGIPVLEASGVLQRLPIPQASGIISSLDQLHSASVWNGFFDNPMVDPDGVYRRVPLLQRYQSNYYPSLSLSMLLALFGEQEVQPVLESDATGERQALVAVEAAGIRIPVDQYGAVLVPYRGPQGSFPYVSASDVISGRADPAQLEGTVVLVGTSAAGLLDLRVTPMSNRYSGVEVHANILSGMLDERILHQPDYTQGVELVQLLISGLLLSLLIPRVSALTSTLITLGWIGLLLAFNLYAWEHLLWVIPIGYTLVTVMLLYLFQQTTGYFFETRNITQLAGQFGQYIPPEVVAELSRQNQSVQLSGENREMSVFFSDIRGFTSLSEQLNPQQLTRLMNIYLTGMTRVIHEQRGTVDKYIGDAVMAFWGAPLEDPQHARHALLAAMEMLRVLPELNQTLRDENLPEVQVGMGINCGPMNVGNMGSSFRMTYTVMGDAVNLASRLEGLTKYYDTPLLVSGELVAEVPDFLFRHLDRVQVKGRSEPVDIYQPLLPLDQASAEQKRDVQQFGQAIALYAGQQWTEADALFAGYLQRHPGDRMAQIYRQRIAEFTLQAPADDWCGVFSHTSK; from the coding sequence ATGAAACAGAGACGGATTCGCACCCTGCTCGGATTAGTGCTGAGCCTGCTGATGATGCTGCCCCTGTTTCAGGGGGAGCGACTGGCACTGCTGGACCGGTTCGAATATGACCTCTATGACCTGCGTCTGAGACACTTTGCGCGCTATGCCCAGGATCCGCGGATTGTGATCGTAGATATCGATGAAAAGAGTCTGGCGGAGGAGGGACGCTGGCCGTGGAGCCGGGATCGGCTGGCACTGATGCTGGATCAGCTTTTTGATAATTACGGCGTGGCCATTGTCGGCTTTGATATGGTCTTCTCTGAAGCGGATCGCAGTGTCGATCTGCAGCGGCTTCAGGCTTTAAGGTTGCAGCAGCAGGAGGCTGATCTGGATAGCCTGCTGGCGCAACTGGACTCCGATCAGCTTTTCGCACAGGCATTGACTGATCGCCCGGTGGTACTGGGTTACCTGTTTGACCGCAGTGCAAAGCAGCTACAGGTGGGTGATCCGGGTATACCTGTACTGGAGGCGTCCGGGGTGCTGCAGCGGCTGCCCATCCCTCAGGCCAGCGGTATTATCTCCAGTCTGGACCAGTTGCACAGTGCCAGTGTCTGGAACGGTTTCTTTGATAATCCGATGGTAGACCCCGACGGTGTCTACCGCAGGGTTCCGTTGCTGCAACGCTACCAGAGTAATTACTACCCCTCGCTCTCCCTGTCGATGCTGCTGGCACTGTTTGGCGAGCAGGAAGTGCAGCCGGTTCTGGAAAGTGATGCCACCGGAGAGCGTCAGGCGCTGGTGGCTGTTGAGGCAGCCGGGATTCGAATTCCTGTGGATCAGTACGGGGCTGTGCTGGTGCCTTATCGCGGCCCGCAGGGCAGTTTTCCCTACGTTTCGGCCAGTGATGTGATCTCGGGGCGGGCTGACCCGGCACAACTGGAAGGAACCGTGGTTCTGGTCGGCACCAGTGCGGCGGGGCTGCTTGATCTGCGGGTAACGCCGATGAGCAACCGCTATTCAGGGGTTGAGGTGCACGCCAATATTCTCTCCGGAATGCTGGATGAACGGATTCTGCATCAGCCGGATTACACGCAGGGGGTTGAACTGGTGCAGCTTCTGATCAGTGGTCTGTTGCTCTCGCTGCTGATTCCCCGGGTGTCGGCACTGACTTCGACGCTGATTACCCTGGGCTGGATTGGTCTGTTGCTGGCTTTCAATCTTTATGCCTGGGAGCATCTGCTGTGGGTGATACCGATCGGTTATACCCTGGTCACGGTGATGCTGCTCTATCTGTTTCAGCAGACCACCGGTTATTTCTTTGAAACCCGCAATATTACTCAACTGGCCGGCCAGTTCGGCCAGTATATCCCGCCGGAAGTGGTGGCGGAGCTGAGCCGGCAGAATCAGTCGGTGCAGCTGAGTGGGGAAAACCGCGAGATGAGCGTGTTTTTCTCGGATATCCGTGGTTTTACCAGTTTATCGGAGCAGCTTAATCCGCAGCAGCTTACCCGGTTGATGAATATCTACCTGACCGGGATGACCCGGGTGATTCACGAGCAGCGGGGCACGGTGGATAAGTACATCGGTGATGCGGTGATGGCCTTCTGGGGGGCACCTCTGGAAGATCCGCAGCATGCACGGCATGCGTTGCTGGCGGCGATGGAGATGCTACGGGTACTGCCGGAACTGAATCAAACCCTTCGGGATGAAAATCTGCCTGAAGTTCAGGTGGGGATGGGGATCAACTGCGGCCCGATGAATGTGGGTAACATGGGGTCTTCATTCCGTATGACTTACACGGTGATGGGCGATGCGGTGAACCTCGCTTCCCGGCTGGAGGGGCTGACCAAGTATTACGATACCCCGTTACTGGTGAGTGGTGAGCTGGTGGCTGAAGTCCCGGATTTCCTGTTCCGGCATCTGGATCGGGTTCAGGTTAAGGGGCGCAGTGAGCCTGTGGATATCTATCAGCCGTTGCTGCCGCTGGATCAGGCCAGCGCAGAACAAAAGCGTGATGTGCAACAGTTCGGGCAGGCGATTGCGCTCTATGCCGGGCAGCAATGGACGGAGGCAGATGCGCTCTTTGCCGGGTATCTGCAGCGCCACCCGGGGGACCGGATGGCGCAGATCTATCGTCAGCGAATTGCAGAATTTACCTTGCAGGCGCCTGCCGACGACTGGTGCGGCGTGTTCAGCCACACCTCCAAGTAA
- a CDS encoding GspE/PulE family protein, which yields MTKSTESETQQFYSGLTKVLSKIHQARSFEQAYPLVEKALLALFHAQRMTVYQRNRSSKDIVSRFKTGDDLTEIRVPVSAGSIAGYVALSRQPLIIADVHNAEELKKIHPELRFNGSFEKDIEFKSRSMLVLPILFNEVLLGVIQIINRRDGQPFTDSDLKRGEQFAELLGQKFRYDFGCTEGPYDYLLQQNLIDEKRFQQLEQRADARTPLSRLLREQARLSSSQIGESLECYYQVPFVAYNPEKYYLHPICEQVNKAYLRNNNVVLLAEQGGDNLLILIDDPNDSQRLMEIKNVASGQETQICVGLLDDIHQYLGVSVGSVQQEGANLSSLLDELEDAQELDADEVAEGDEVSEEDSTVVRLVNRVLLDAKRLRASDVHIEPGKGRTPTSVRMRIDGVCQEIIQIPASHARATVSRIKIMSRLDIAEKRLPQDGKFAVRLQGQPLEVRVATIPTVNGEGVVMRLLQSGEPVPFEQLNFSSRNKKQTEALLQNPHGILLVVGPTGSGKTTTLHALLATLNTPDRKIWTAEDPVEITQPGLQQVQIQPKTGFTFAAALRAFLRADPDVILIGEMRDQETAHAAVEASLTGHLVLSTLHTNSAPETITRLLDLGIDPVSFADALLGILAQRLVRTLCPSCRKPYRASEEEAAFLQRRYGQRAAELKWDKLKLYRAEGCEECNQTGYRGRTGIHELLVSTPALCEQINRGGSIAEIRAQAEKDGMRSLQQDGIYKVLKGDIDFDQLRRVVSE from the coding sequence ATGACAAAATCGACTGAGAGCGAAACCCAGCAGTTCTACTCCGGGCTGACCAAAGTCCTGAGTAAAATCCATCAGGCCCGCAGTTTTGAGCAGGCTTATCCACTGGTTGAAAAAGCCTTGCTTGCCCTGTTCCATGCGCAACGTATGACCGTATATCAACGTAACCGCAGTAGCAAGGATATTGTCTCCCGCTTCAAAACCGGTGATGACCTGACCGAAATCCGAGTCCCGGTCAGCGCAGGTTCGATTGCCGGTTATGTGGCCCTGAGTCGGCAGCCTTTGATCATCGCGGATGTGCATAATGCTGAGGAGCTGAAAAAGATCCATCCGGAACTGCGCTTTAACGGTTCTTTTGAAAAAGATATCGAGTTTAAAAGCCGGTCAATGCTGGTGCTGCCGATTCTGTTTAACGAAGTATTGCTGGGTGTGATTCAGATTATCAATCGCCGCGATGGTCAGCCTTTCACCGATTCAGATCTGAAGCGCGGCGAACAGTTTGCCGAGTTACTCGGGCAAAAATTCCGCTACGATTTCGGCTGCACTGAAGGCCCCTATGATTACCTGCTGCAGCAGAACCTGATCGATGAAAAACGTTTTCAGCAACTAGAGCAGCGGGCGGATGCGAGAACGCCGTTAAGTCGCCTGCTGCGAGAACAGGCCCGGCTCAGCAGCAGTCAGATAGGCGAGTCTCTGGAGTGTTACTATCAGGTACCGTTTGTCGCTTACAATCCGGAAAAATACTATCTGCATCCCATTTGCGAACAGGTGAATAAAGCCTACCTGCGGAACAACAATGTTGTGCTGCTGGCGGAGCAGGGCGGAGATAATCTGCTGATCCTGATCGATGATCCGAACGACAGTCAGCGCCTGATGGAGATTAAAAACGTAGCCTCCGGTCAGGAGACGCAGATCTGTGTCGGTTTGCTGGATGATATCCATCAGTATCTGGGGGTCAGCGTCGGTAGTGTGCAGCAGGAAGGTGCGAATCTCAGCTCTCTGCTGGATGAGCTGGAGGATGCTCAGGAACTGGACGCGGATGAGGTGGCTGAAGGCGATGAGGTCTCCGAAGAGGATTCCACCGTGGTGCGGCTGGTTAACCGGGTGCTGCTGGATGCCAAGCGCTTAAGGGCTTCGGATGTGCATATCGAACCGGGTAAGGGGCGTACACCCACCAGCGTCAGGATGCGTATTGACGGGGTCTGTCAGGAGATTATTCAGATACCGGCGAGTCATGCCCGGGCAACCGTCTCCCGGATCAAAATCATGTCGCGGCTGGATATCGCCGAAAAACGCCTGCCGCAGGACGGCAAGTTTGCCGTGCGTCTGCAGGGGCAGCCGCTGGAGGTGAGGGTGGCGACCATCCCGACCGTGAATGGTGAAGGGGTGGTGATGCGTCTGTTGCAGAGCGGCGAGCCGGTACCTTTTGAGCAACTGAATTTTTCCTCACGAAATAAAAAACAGACGGAAGCGTTGTTGCAGAACCCGCACGGTATTTTGCTGGTGGTCGGGCCGACCGGTTCAGGTAAAACCACCACCCTGCATGCTTTGCTGGCTACCCTGAACACGCCCGATCGAAAGATCTGGACCGCAGAGGATCCGGTTGAGATTACTCAGCCCGGGCTGCAGCAGGTGCAGATTCAGCCCAAAACCGGCTTTACCTTCGCCGCTGCGTTGCGGGCATTCCTGCGTGCTGACCCGGATGTGATTCTGATCGGTGAGATGCGTGATCAGGAAACGGCGCATGCGGCGGTCGAGGCCTCGTTAACCGGCCACCTGGTGCTCTCAACCCTGCATACTAACTCGGCCCCGGAAACCATTACCCGGTTGCTGGATCTGGGGATAGACCCGGTGAGCTTTGCCGATGCCCTGCTCGGCATACTGGCGCAACGTCTGGTCCGTACGCTCTGTCCGAGTTGTCGTAAGCCCTATCGTGCCAGCGAAGAGGAGGCCGCTTTTCTCCAGCGCCGTTATGGGCAGCGCGCGGCCGAGCTGAAGTGGGATAAGCTGAAGCTTTATCGTGCTGAAGGCTGCGAAGAGTGCAACCAGACCGGGTATCGGGGCCGGACCGGTATCCATGAACTGCTGGTTTCCACACCGGCCCTGTGTGAACAGATTAACCGCGGCGGCTCGATTGCTGAGATCCGTGCTCAGGCGGAGAAGGATGGCATGCGCAGTCTGCAGCAGGATGGCATCTACAAAGTGCTGAAAGGGGATATCGATTTTGATCAGTTACGTCGCGTGGTGTCGGAATAA
- a CDS encoding HD domain-containing phosphohydrolase, which produces MSHLDTQEVVRQLADLTGALTSERDHIQLLDRIIQGCMYLTNADGGTLYTLNEENENELLFTILHNRSLGMHSKPRELSCIEIFNAQQQSSKLVVVQTFVQQETINIPDAYACEEFDFSGTRKFDKQLSYRSKSFLCVPLQDHEGEVIGVLQLINCQDDQGNIITFTDTMQHLVESLASLAATVLTKRRLIDSQRLLFESFIKLIGRAIDHKSPVTGKHCEQVPEIAMLLAGAVNQAEEGQFAEMGFSEQELYELKIAAWLHDCGKITTPEYIIDKATKLHTMFDRIDLVEARFYEYKQHLELELLRRHRELDADAMHKAQNALQQQIVRLDEELAFIRRSNTGSEFMAEEDKARIMAIGEISWINDTGESRHLLTQDEIDNLCISKGTLTDAERQVMRDHIKVSIDMLESLNYPRQLRQVPEIACNHHEHMDGSGYPRGLKADDLSTRARIMCIADVFEALTSPDRPYKKGMLLSQAMTILGRMVEDNHLDADLFRLFVESGTYLAYAQQHMTPRQIDQFDPASLPGLN; this is translated from the coding sequence ATGAGCCATTTAGACACCCAGGAAGTTGTCAGACAACTGGCCGACCTGACCGGCGCCCTGACCTCTGAGCGCGATCATATTCAACTGCTTGACCGGATTATTCAGGGCTGTATGTACCTGACCAATGCCGACGGCGGAACCCTGTATACCCTGAACGAAGAGAATGAGAACGAACTGCTGTTCACCATTCTCCACAACCGGTCACTGGGAATGCACAGCAAACCGCGCGAGCTCTCCTGCATTGAGATTTTCAATGCACAGCAACAATCCTCCAAACTGGTGGTTGTGCAAACATTTGTTCAGCAGGAGACCATCAACATCCCAGACGCATACGCCTGTGAGGAGTTTGATTTTTCCGGTACCCGCAAGTTTGATAAGCAGCTCAGTTATCGTTCCAAATCTTTCCTCTGCGTTCCGCTTCAGGACCATGAAGGGGAAGTCATCGGGGTGCTGCAGTTAATCAACTGTCAGGATGATCAGGGCAACATCATCACCTTTACCGATACCATGCAGCATCTGGTCGAATCACTGGCATCACTGGCTGCGACGGTACTCACCAAACGCCGCCTGATCGATTCACAGCGCCTGCTGTTTGAGTCTTTCATCAAGTTGATCGGCCGCGCGATTGACCATAAATCCCCCGTCACCGGCAAACACTGTGAGCAGGTGCCTGAGATCGCTATGCTGCTGGCCGGAGCCGTCAATCAGGCCGAAGAGGGGCAGTTTGCTGAGATGGGTTTCAGTGAACAGGAGCTATATGAGCTGAAAATCGCAGCCTGGCTGCATGACTGCGGCAAGATCACCACGCCTGAATACATCATCGACAAAGCCACCAAACTGCACACCATGTTTGACCGGATCGATCTGGTGGAAGCGCGATTCTATGAATACAAACAACACCTTGAGCTGGAACTGCTGCGCCGCCACCGGGAACTGGACGCGGATGCGATGCACAAGGCACAGAACGCGCTGCAACAGCAGATTGTACGGCTGGATGAAGAACTGGCTTTTATCCGCCGCAGCAATACCGGTTCAGAATTTATGGCCGAAGAGGATAAAGCCAGAATCATGGCGATTGGTGAAATTAGCTGGATCAATGACACCGGTGAAAGCCGTCACCTGCTGACACAGGATGAGATCGACAACCTCTGCATCAGCAAAGGCACCCTGACCGATGCAGAACGGCAGGTGATGCGTGACCATATCAAAGTATCGATCGACATGCTGGAATCCCTCAACTACCCACGCCAACTGCGTCAGGTACCGGAGATCGCCTGTAATCACCACGAACATATGGATGGCAGCGGCTATCCCCGCGGACTGAAAGCAGACGACCTGTCAACGCGGGCCCGGATTATGTGTATTGCCGATGTCTTTGAAGCCCTGACTTCACCGGACCGTCCCTACAAGAAAGGGATGCTGCTCTCTCAGGCGATGACCATCCTCGGGCGGATGGTTGAGGATAATCATCTGGATGCCGACCTGTTCCGTCTGTTTGTCGAAAGCGGCACCTATCTGGCCTATGCGCAGCAACACATGACCCCACGCCAGATCGACCAGTTTGACCCGGCCAGCCTGCCCGGCCTGAACTGA
- a CDS encoding MBL fold metallo-hydrolase: MKIEILGCSGGIGHGLKTTTFLLDETLLLDAGTGVELLKMEQMLQIRDVLITHAHIDHIAGLPLMLATIYDQHRHPIDVYALPEVIDALQSHIFNWTVWPDYTCLPEAEPIIRLHKVQVGDELSLQGKQIRVLPASHPTPTAGYLIADQNSSFAFTGDNGINDPLWPILNQHQPDLLIIDVSFTDEVDELARLSGHLTPSHLAQQLSLLQHPTRIMITHLKPGFEDLIMQQCRQILPQWQIDRLHHGDLIQL; encoded by the coding sequence GTGAAAATCGAAATTCTTGGTTGTAGCGGTGGCATCGGCCACGGCCTGAAAACAACGACTTTCCTTCTGGACGAAACCCTTCTGCTGGACGCCGGCACCGGCGTTGAATTGCTGAAAATGGAGCAGATGCTGCAGATCCGTGATGTGCTGATCACCCACGCACACATCGACCACATCGCCGGATTACCCCTGATGCTGGCAACCATCTACGACCAGCACCGCCACCCGATTGATGTTTATGCTCTGCCTGAAGTCATCGACGCTCTGCAGAGTCATATTTTTAACTGGACGGTCTGGCCGGACTACACCTGCCTGCCCGAGGCAGAGCCGATCATTCGCCTGCACAAGGTTCAGGTTGGCGACGAACTGAGCCTGCAGGGTAAACAGATCCGGGTTCTGCCCGCCAGCCACCCAACGCCAACGGCGGGTTATCTGATTGCTGACCAGAACAGCTCTTTTGCATTTACCGGTGACAACGGTATTAATGATCCGCTGTGGCCGATCCTCAACCAGCATCAGCCCGATCTGCTTATCATCGACGTTTCCTTTACCGATGAAGTCGATGAACTGGCCCGTCTCAGCGGTCACCTGACCCCCAGCCATCTGGCGCAACAGCTAAGCCTGTTACAACACCCCACCCGGATCATGATCACTCACCTCAAGCCCGGGTTTGAAGATCTGATCATGCAGCAGTGCCGGCAGATTCTGCCCCAATGGCAGATCGACCGGCTGCACCACGGCGATCTGATCCAGCTCTGA